From one Pseudothermotoga sp. genomic stretch:
- the moaC gene encoding cyclic pyranopterin monophosphate synthase MoaC, which produces MESFSHLDEQGNAKMVDISQKMDTERTAIAQARVKMKPETLKAVVGGFIKKGDVFTVAKIAGIMAAKKASELIPLCHNINLSHVDVQFEANEENGILMIKTTVKNVGKTGVEMEALLAASVAALTVYDMCKSIDREMVIEEICLLYKAGGKSGEWKR; this is translated from the coding sequence ATGGAAAGTTTTTCACATTTAGATGAACAAGGCAACGCGAAAATGGTCGATATCTCTCAAAAGATGGACACAGAAAGAACGGCGATCGCTCAAGCAAGGGTGAAGATGAAACCTGAAACACTCAAGGCTGTTGTAGGAGGTTTCATCAAGAAAGGCGATGTATTCACCGTTGCGAAGATCGCTGGTATAATGGCTGCCAAGAAAGCTTCTGAGCTCATTCCGCTTTGTCACAATATAAACCTTTCGCATGTGGATGTTCAGTTCGAGGCAAATGAAGAGAATGGAATTTTGATGATAAAAACCACGGTCAAAAATGTTGGAAAAACGGGTGTTGAGATGGAAGCACTGCTTGCTGCCTCTGTTGCTGCGCTCACTGTCTATGATATGTGCAAGTCGATCGATCGGGAGATGGTTATAGAAGAGATCTGTCTTCTTTACAAAGCGGGTGGAAAGTCTGGTGAATGGAAAAGGTGA
- a CDS encoding glycosyltransferase family 2 protein, producing the protein MQRRCLLSVAMIVKDEEYNIRRALDSIKDVVDEIIVVDTGSKDRTPQIVREYTDKLYFHPWKNDFSEARNNSLKYPSCEWVFIFDADEEVSEEFRKNIRSFLQSLPKDVNTVYLPTLSYLDWDFKRTETASTPRIFRNGTVYYKNIVHNQAIYKPKVVNANFLIYHYGYIWTRKLRKQKYERTGTLIRKHLQECRNDQEKLYYLIQLYKTEKTGGRLHEAAAVGWEALQVLKRLTSIPAIGLEFLYLFSIDLLNAGLYELAQQLAKTAVQAVPEYPDPYLALIHVDFKKRDWKSLLKHYEEFKKAVEQASANIEKFGWTIMSFKDVPTADILAMIASIELEEYDRFNQLALERFDRDEDVREDLVQYLLIKASSKDVEKSFTGLKKLIEFARRKNLQLNAQPLYEKIVEKNIPVKVEEIVLKQITPFSYYLLKRVQTGEDLLLEFICQSQLEKLVKENGVGGLLFVYTVLPEGERKRFVEKFVEDDDVLIKGIAKALFADHLLKESKFLEAVRAYRDALQLVPELSQFIKPIVEDLKTRLDPTIEGVYEELYKFYASQKEFMIDFKKYVGNELSKLYLISSNDVALYVSAVHTEKPEKAVELLNKIKDPSKFPMYHYRLAKFYSKFDKEKAITHHIKAVEENEKLADIAFGRFTYSGLYPNTTLNWFGKEDPIVWVGNVSEKFSTLGVIHPVRVWKRSKDGLLYAIPFPVDESIKAYKDLEKEFGIESHVKVKEAQLREVLLETHWDNVEKTDILESFHHIFEDLGIELTVGSGKRIVVEGVETSVELNKILSNAEEALIFHHFPNLSDGNDPVWYYPAFRILRSSARMKRELSELGYDVIKEFFFDRGLRCVWVKRK; encoded by the coding sequence TTGCAGAGGAGATGTTTGCTTTCGGTGGCGATGATCGTGAAAGACGAAGAATACAACATAAGACGAGCTTTAGACAGTATCAAGGATGTTGTCGATGAAATCATCGTCGTCGACACAGGTTCTAAGGATAGAACACCACAGATAGTGCGTGAGTATACAGATAAACTCTACTTTCATCCTTGGAAGAACGATTTTTCTGAAGCGAGGAATAATTCCCTGAAGTATCCCAGTTGTGAATGGGTGTTCATTTTCGACGCGGACGAAGAAGTTTCCGAAGAATTCAGGAAGAACATAAGATCCTTTCTCCAAAGCCTACCAAAGGATGTGAATACAGTTTATCTACCGACCTTGAGTTATCTGGATTGGGATTTCAAGAGAACTGAAACTGCCTCTACACCACGCATCTTCCGAAACGGAACAGTCTATTACAAAAATATCGTGCACAACCAAGCCATCTACAAACCGAAGGTGGTGAACGCGAACTTTTTAATCTACCATTACGGTTACATTTGGACCAGAAAGTTGAGAAAGCAGAAATATGAACGTACTGGAACTTTGATAAGAAAACATCTCCAAGAATGCAGAAATGATCAAGAAAAATTGTACTACCTTATACAACTTTACAAGACGGAAAAAACAGGCGGTAGACTCCATGAAGCTGCAGCTGTGGGATGGGAAGCGCTGCAAGTTCTGAAAAGACTCACCTCGATACCCGCCATAGGTTTAGAGTTCCTCTATTTGTTCTCCATAGATCTTTTGAACGCAGGTTTGTATGAACTTGCCCAACAACTCGCAAAAACTGCGGTTCAAGCCGTTCCAGAATATCCAGATCCGTATCTTGCTTTGATACATGTCGATTTCAAAAAGCGTGACTGGAAATCGCTTTTGAAACACTACGAAGAATTCAAGAAGGCTGTTGAACAAGCTTCTGCAAACATAGAAAAGTTCGGCTGGACTATCATGAGCTTTAAGGATGTACCCACCGCAGATATTCTAGCTATGATCGCTTCGATCGAGTTGGAAGAATACGACCGTTTTAATCAACTCGCCTTGGAAAGGTTCGACAGAGACGAAGACGTTCGAGAAGACTTAGTCCAATATCTGCTCATCAAGGCGAGTAGCAAGGATGTCGAGAAAAGCTTCACCGGGCTGAAAAAACTCATAGAATTCGCAAGGAGAAAGAATCTACAGCTCAATGCACAACCTCTTTACGAAAAAATCGTAGAGAAAAACATTCCAGTGAAGGTTGAAGAAATAGTTCTGAAACAGATCACACCGTTTTCCTACTACCTGCTCAAACGTGTACAAACTGGAGAAGACCTTTTACTCGAGTTCATTTGTCAATCTCAACTCGAAAAACTCGTCAAGGAAAACGGTGTGGGAGGTTTGCTGTTCGTCTACACAGTCCTTCCAGAGGGTGAAAGAAAACGTTTCGTGGAAAAATTTGTGGAAGATGACGACGTTTTAATAAAAGGAATTGCGAAGGCGTTGTTTGCAGATCATCTGTTGAAAGAATCAAAGTTTCTCGAAGCGGTCAGAGCTTATAGAGACGCCTTACAGCTCGTCCCAGAGCTTTCTCAGTTTATAAAACCCATCGTGGAGGATCTCAAAACTAGACTCGATCCAACCATCGAGGGTGTTTATGAGGAACTTTACAAATTCTACGCCAGCCAAAAGGAGTTCATGATAGATTTCAAAAAGTACGTTGGTAACGAATTGTCCAAGCTTTATTTGATCTCAAGTAACGATGTGGCACTCTACGTATCTGCAGTGCATACTGAAAAACCAGAAAAAGCCGTTGAACTTTTGAATAAAATCAAAGATCCTTCGAAGTTTCCGATGTATCACTATCGGCTCGCAAAATTTTACAGCAAGTTCGACAAAGAAAAAGCGATCACTCACCACATAAAGGCCGTTGAGGAAAATGAAAAGCTTGCAGACATAGCTTTTGGAAGATTCACTTACAGTGGACTTTATCCGAACACAACGTTGAACTGGTTCGGCAAGGAAGATCCTATCGTCTGGGTTGGAAACGTGTCTGAGAAATTCTCCACGCTCGGTGTTATACATCCAGTGAGAGTATGGAAGAGATCTAAAGACGGTTTACTCTACGCCATACCTTTTCCCGTGGATGAATCCATAAAAGCTTACAAAGATCTTGAGAAAGAATTTGGTATAGAATCGCACGTGAAGGTTAAAGAAGCCCAACTTCGTGAGGTATTACTCGAAACGCACTGGGACAATGTTGAAAAAACAGACATTTTGGAAAGCTTCCATCACATCTTCGAAGATCTTGGAATAGAGCTCACAGTCGGATCTGGTAAGCGAATCGTTGTTGAGGGTGTTGAAACGAGTGTTGAACTTAACAAAATTCTTTCCAACGCCGAAGAAGCCTTGATTTTTCATCATTTTCCCAACCTTTCAGATGGAAACGATCCCGTTTGGTATTATCCAGCCTTCAGGATCCTGCGCTCAAGTGCTCGAATGAAAAGAGAGCTTTCTGAGCTTGGTTACGATGTGATCAAGGAATTCTTTTTTGATCGTGGTTTGAGGTGTGTATGGGTGAAGAGAAAATAG
- a CDS encoding radical SAM protein has protein sequence MQIVVQLDCIIFLGMYDKHGRNINYLRLSVNSKCNFDCFFCSSNRTIIHELTLNELKSFSELFSLLGIEHVRITGGEPLIRQDLPQILELFSKNFHISITTNGSRLKEFVKILSKFHVRNINLSLHSLDEEIFYKITKAKLSDVLDGLKAALKEKLNIKLNCVVNRYNVEEIPNLVRFASKLKIPIRFIELMPIGQNNESVPLSEIMKRLESFELKPVNVKLGFGPASYYVTKNGNYVGIIAALSKNFCSSCNKIRVSSEGKLYPCLGSSFCIDLRELLNRTGSKEELLMILRSTVESKPLRHNMNESFVQSNMRELGG, from the coding sequence TTGCAAATTGTTGTCCAACTCGATTGTATAATCTTTCTTGGTATGTACGACAAACATGGGAGAAACATAAATTACCTACGTTTATCTGTCAATAGTAAGTGCAACTTCGATTGCTTTTTCTGTTCTTCAAACAGAACGATTATTCACGAATTAACTTTGAACGAATTGAAAAGCTTTTCTGAGCTCTTCTCCTTGTTGGGTATAGAACACGTTCGAATCACAGGTGGAGAGCCTTTAATCAGACAAGACTTGCCACAGATACTCGAGCTGTTCTCAAAGAATTTTCATATTTCCATCACTACCAATGGATCTCGCTTGAAGGAATTCGTCAAGATTCTCAGTAAATTCCATGTGCGCAACATAAATCTCTCGCTTCACAGTCTAGATGAAGAAATCTTTTACAAAATCACGAAAGCGAAATTGAGTGACGTTCTGGACGGCCTCAAAGCTGCTTTGAAAGAAAAACTGAACATTAAACTCAATTGCGTTGTGAATCGATACAACGTGGAAGAAATTCCAAATTTGGTTCGATTTGCAAGTAAATTGAAGATTCCCATCAGGTTCATTGAGCTGATGCCCATCGGTCAAAATAATGAGAGTGTTCCTTTGAGTGAGATCATGAAGCGTTTGGAATCTTTCGAATTGAAGCCTGTGAACGTGAAGCTTGGTTTTGGACCTGCGAGTTACTATGTTACGAAGAACGGTAATTACGTTGGCATCATCGCTGCTCTCAGCAAGAATTTCTGTAGTTCGTGCAACAAGATCAGAGTGAGCAGTGAAGGTAAATTGTATCCATGTTTGGGTTCGAGCTTCTGCATAGATTTGAGAGAACTTTTGAATCGAACTGGTTCAAAAGAAGAACTGTTGATGATTCTCCGCTCCACTGTGGAAAGCAAACCTTTGAGGCACAATATGAACGAAAGTTTCGTTCAAAGCAACATGAGAGAACTTGGAGGTTAG
- a CDS encoding MOSC domain-containing protein, with translation MNGKGELVGVVLSVNLSKVKGVKKTPQEYIILVENHGVHGDAHAGDWHRQVSMLSKSSIDKARSWGIKVSFGDFAENITVDGVEVYKLPIGTKVYINEAILEVTQVGKECHDRCAIAKSVGKCVMPSEGIFLRVLKGGVVRPKDEVLFVLPER, from the coding sequence GTGAATGGAAAAGGTGAACTGGTCGGAGTCGTTCTCTCTGTGAATCTATCGAAAGTGAAAGGTGTAAAGAAAACACCGCAAGAATACATCATCCTAGTGGAAAATCACGGTGTTCACGGTGATGCACACGCTGGAGATTGGCACAGACAGGTTTCGATGCTCTCTAAAAGTAGTATCGACAAAGCTAGAAGTTGGGGTATAAAAGTTTCTTTTGGAGATTTCGCCGAGAATATCACCGTCGATGGTGTGGAAGTTTATAAACTCCCAATCGGAACGAAGGTTTACATAAACGAAGCCATCTTGGAAGTGACACAAGTGGGCAAGGAATGTCATGATCGTTGTGCTATAGCAAAGTCGGTGGGGAAATGTGTTATGCCCAGTGAAGGGATATTCCTCAGAGTGTTGAAAGGTGGTGTCGTGAGGCCCAAAGACGAGGTTTTGTTCGTTCTGCCGGAGCGTTGA